The Planktothrix agardhii NIES-204 genomic interval TACTTGGCAAATTACAAAAAAAACGGAAACAATCTCATTACAAGAACCACCACCAACAGCAGAGTGCATAAGCGAAGCGAACGCACCCCACGAAGAATAAAAAACCCAACCCCAAGAAACCGGGTTTCTGAATTCTGATCAAGTTTTGGTGCGTGAGCGTTGCTTACTCACCCTACAGGTGGGAGATGGGTTTGTTAATATTAATAGGATTAACAGAATAACCGTAAAAATTAATTTGATAATCTGTAATTTTAACGCCTGTTTGTTGTTCAACTTGGGCTAATAATTCTGGAGGTAATTCGATATGAATATCTAAAATTTGTTCGGTATCTAAACAATTAACATGGGAATGGGAATCACTAATATGTCCATATAAACGGCCGTCGGAACGTTCCACACACTCAATCACATTTTCCCGGGATAGGGCTTCTAAATTTTGATAGACTGATGTATGACCAATAGCTTTACCCTGTTGATTTAATCGATCATAAATGTCCCGGGCTGATAAATGTTCTTGAACTTGCCAAAGCAATTCTAAAACTAAACGGCGCTGACGACTCAGCCGCATTCCTTTAGCTTGACAATAATTGATTGCATCTTCTAAAGAACGAATTGGTTTCACTATTCTCGCCTCAGTTTATTTATGAAATTTCAATAGTTTTAGGATCACCGATCCCATACTTAGACTATACTTTCTATTGTATCTTAGGGATTTTATAGTAAACAGTGGTTTCTATAGCAATCCTAAATAGGTTGTAACATTTCAATACTGATATGAAACGGCTAGAAGTATTACCCCAGATCCCTCCCCCCGTGCACGGGGGGTTTGGGGGGGCTGTTCCGGTGTTCCCTTTTGATCAGGGATTTTAAACACAACTCAAATAGGATTGCTATATCTGCAAAGGTTGACATTGAATGGCAATTATAATCAAGCTGAATTCTGAGCAAGTAAATCGTTTAGATCTGTCTCCTGTGCAAACGGTGATCGATTCCCTATCTAAAAATAACGATATTACAGCCTATGAACAGCAGATTAGCTTCGAGATCGATTATCCCCGTGACCCGGAAGACCCCAGAGAAATTTCAGAAGTTCCTGAAATTCGCCTATGGTTTATTCGCCTAGACGCCCAATATCCTTGGCTACCCTTGTTTCTGGACTGGAAATCTGGGGAATTAGCCCGTTATGTGGCGATGCTCGTCCCCCATCAATTCCATCGTACCGAAGGCATCCAATATAATCCGGAAGCCCTAGAAATCTTCTTAATGCAAAAGATCTTTATCCTTGACCACTGGTTCACCCAAAACAACCTTCCCAGTAAATCCCGCCTCATGGCCATGGCTCAAATGCTAGGCTATGACCTTGATGATACCTTCTTTGAGACTTATACCCAAGGGTGTTAATGGTTGGGAGGGCTGCTTCCCAGGGTTGTTTTAAAGTTGGGTGGGAAAAAATCAACAAGGGGCGATCGCTAACCATTAATAGCCAACACCCCAATCTTTCAACACCTCAACCCTAACGGTCAACACCCAATAAACATGGGTGCAAATAATGTGATAATGCTTATAGAAGGAAGATCGGGCTTGCCGTTATTCAATCGAGTGAGTCAGATGTTCAACTAAATTCAGTAGATTAACGGCTTCTTTGCCCAGTATTAAGTAACAATCACACAGACAAGCGGCGTCAGTTATGACTCAAATTTCAGTAACCTCCGATGCTCCGAGTATGGGGCGTCGTCAATTCATGAATTTACTGACCTTCGGTACAGTTACAGGCGTTGCTGTCGGGGCGCTGTATCCGGTGATCAAATATTTTCTGCCCCCCTCTAGTGGTGCGGCTGGCGGTGGTGTAACGGCTAAAGATGCTCTGGGTAACGATGTTATCGTCAGTGAATTTTTATCCAGCCATAAACCCGGCGACCGGGTTTTAGCCCAAGGTTTAAAAGGCGACCCCACCTATATGGTGATTGAATCCGATTCTTCCTTAGCGGAATATGGAATCAATGCGGTTTGTACCCACTTAGGGTGCGTTGTCCCTTGGAATGCCAGCGAAAATAAATTTATGTGTCCCTGTCACGGCTCTCAATATAACTCCGAGGGCAAGGTTGTTCGTGGGCCAGCACCGTTATCCTTACCCCTGGTTCACGCCACGGTTGCGGATGATAGATTGAGCTTTACAACTTGGACAGAAACCGATTTCCGCACGGGTGAAAATCCCTGGTGGTCTTAATAAATTTTAAATTCTAGGATTTTAGATTTTAGATAAATACCTGAAATCTGAACTCTGCGATCATTGATTCTGTTGACTTTGACCAGAAATAGAACATTAGTAATGCAACCAATTGATCAATTAGTAAAAATGCCTCGTTTGCGGGCTTGGAAAATCCTTTGGGTTGCCGTAGCAACGGTTGCTTTCTTCCTAACCAGTGATTTTGCCCTACCCCAGTCGGCGGCGGCCTATCCTTTTTGGGCGCAAGAAACCGCTCCCCTAACCCCCCGGGAAGCGACGGGACGGATTGTTTGTGCCAACTGTCACTTAGCGGCAAAATCTACGGAAATTGAAGTTCCCCAATCGGTTTTACCGGATACTGTTTTTAAAGCGGTTGTTAAAATTCCCTACGATACCAACGTTCAACAAGTCACGGCCGATGGTAGTAAAGGTGGTTTAAACGTCGGTGCGGTATTAATGCTGCCCGAAGGCTTTAAAATTGCTCCTGAAGATCGGATTCCTGAAGAATGGAAGGAAGAAATTGGTGATTTATACTTCCAACCCTATCGGGAAGATCAAGAAAATGTGGTGATTGTTGGGCCATTACCCGGAGAAGAAAATCAAGAAATTATCTTCCCTGTCTTGTCTCCTAACCCCGAAACGGATAAATCCGTTCACTATGGTAAATTTGCTATTCATGTCGGTGGAAACCGAGGTCGCGGTCAAGTCTATCCGGCCGGAAACTCTAGCAATAATACCGTTTATAAAGCCTCTGCTGCTGGAACCGTTACTCAGGTAACAACGGACGCAGAATCAGGTTCTCAAGTGACCATTCAAAAGGCCGACGGTCAAACCGTTGTCGATGAAATTCCTCTTGGCCCTTCTGTGATGGTTTCTGAAGGTCAAACTGTTGCAGTAGGTGATGCTTTAACCGATAACCCCAATGTGGGTGGTTTTGGTCAGCATGATACTGAAATTGTTCTGCAAAGTTCCACTCGTGTTACTGGCTTAATTGCTTTTATCGCTTTGGTGATGTTAGCTCAAGTTATGCTGGTAATGAAGAAGAAACAAATTGAGAAAGTTCAAGCGGCTGAAATGAATTTCTAACTTTTGAGTCGTTTTGATGATTTCAACCCTTGTAGAGACGTTAAATTTAACGTCTCTACAATTGTTTTTAAATAGGGAATGGGTAATGGGTAATGGGTAATAAAAAGAGTTTACCTCCCCTGCTCCCCCTGTTCCCCCTGCCTCCCCTGCTCTCCCTGTTCCCTAATATATTATGTCAATTACTAAAAACGAGATTAAAGTCGGATCTTTAGATTGGTTTTACAGGGAAACAAATCCCGAAATTAATGATAAAATTCCAGTAGTATTTTTACATGGATTAGTTTCTCAGAGTTATAGTTGGTTGGTGATTTTAGATGAATTAGAAAAACAAGGATATAAAGCGATCGCACCGGACTGGATAGGTTCTGGATATTCGGGAAAACCAGATAAACGGGATTTTAACTATACGCCTGATGCCTTTATTCAAGGTTTAGGAGAATTTTTAAAACAGTTAAAAATAGAAAAATTTTATTTAGTTGTTCAAGGATTTTTAGGCTCAATGGGATTACAATATGCCCTACGTTATCCTGAACAAATTGAAAAATTAATTATTCTGAATACTCCTATTTCCACATCGGTTAAACTCCCCTGGAAATTACAACAAATGGCGTTACCGTTTGTGGGAGATATGATCACTCAAGATCCTTTATTAGTTGATAGAACTTTAGAAGTAGGTAGTAAATATGTGATTGAGGATAAGGTTTTAGAAGTGTATCGTAGTCCGTTTTTAAAGGCTTCTGCGGCTGGACGATCGCTCTTAGCAATCTTAAAAAATTTACGCTTAAAAGATGCTATGATTGAAATAGAATCTGGCTTTAAAAATTGGCATCGCCCAACTCAAATTATTTGGGGATTAATTGATCCTTGGTTGAATTTTACCGATGTTGAAACCTTTGCAAAAGGGATTTCTGATATTGAAATTATCACCTTAGAAAAAGCCGGACATTATCCCCAAGAACATTGGCCTCAAGAAATTAGTCAGGCTTTAATATTATTTTTGCGGAAAAAAGTAGTTTAAGATTATCAACCCCAAAAACCCCCGTTGTTGGGCTTCAGCCCATCTTAAGAGGGGCTAAAGCCCAACAACGGATTACTGAGTAATTTTTTCGGCTTCTTCTGAATCAAGATGTCTGGCCAGCACTTGAGCCGTTGTATCCAACAGGCGTTCTGAAAAGGCTTTAGTTAAGTCTGTCCGCAAGCCTTGTCCTATATAAAACTTCAGCAACGCTTCTACAGACATATCTCGAATTGTCGCTATTTTTGTCAGTGATTCTAAAGTATCTATTGGGACTTCAATCGAGACTGTTTCCGTGATCCGTGGCCGCAATTGCAATTTTATTTCTGCTTCAGGATTGTTCATATAATTTCCTTTCAGTGCGGGTAG includes:
- a CDS encoding ferric uptake regulator, Fur family, whose protein sequence is MKPIRSLEDAINYCQAKGMRLSRQRRLVLELLWQVQEHLSARDIYDRLNQQGKAIGHTSVYQNLEALSRENVIECVERSDGRLYGHISDSHSHVNCLDTEQILDIHIELPPELLAQVEQQTGVKITDYQINFYGYSVNPININKPISHL
- the petC gene encoding cytochrome b6-f complex iron-sulfur subunit, which encodes MTQISVTSDAPSMGRRQFMNLLTFGTVTGVAVGALYPVIKYFLPPSSGAAGGGVTAKDALGNDVIVSEFLSSHKPGDRVLAQGLKGDPTYMVIESDSSLAEYGINAVCTHLGCVVPWNASENKFMCPCHGSQYNSEGKVVRGPAPLSLPLVHATVADDRLSFTTWTETDFRTGENPWWS
- the petA gene encoding apocytochrome f; this encodes MQPIDQLVKMPRLRAWKILWVAVATVAFFLTSDFALPQSAAAYPFWAQETAPLTPREATGRIVCANCHLAAKSTEIEVPQSVLPDTVFKAVVKIPYDTNVQQVTADGSKGGLNVGAVLMLPEGFKIAPEDRIPEEWKEEIGDLYFQPYREDQENVVIVGPLPGEENQEIIFPVLSPNPETDKSVHYGKFAIHVGGNRGRGQVYPAGNSSNNTVYKASAAGTVTQVTTDAESGSQVTIQKADGQTVVDEIPLGPSVMVSEGQTVAVGDALTDNPNVGGFGQHDTEIVLQSSTRVTGLIAFIALVMLAQVMLVMKKKQIEKVQAAEMNF
- a CDS encoding alpha/beta hydrolase fold protein, which gives rise to MSITKNEIKVGSLDWFYRETNPEINDKIPVVFLHGLVSQSYSWLVILDELEKQGYKAIAPDWIGSGYSGKPDKRDFNYTPDAFIQGLGEFLKQLKIEKFYLVVQGFLGSMGLQYALRYPEQIEKLIILNTPISTSVKLPWKLQQMALPFVGDMITQDPLLVDRTLEVGSKYVIEDKVLEVYRSPFLKASAAGRSLLAILKNLRLKDAMIEIESGFKNWHRPTQIIWGLIDPWLNFTDVETFAKGISDIEIITLEKAGHYPQEHWPQEISQALILFLRKKVV